From the Bremerella alba genome, one window contains:
- a CDS encoding S41 family peptidase, translated as MHTVKQPYKLAIALVIALLFITPATVYGQVRIPDEARIDESAVREVIANGEQLERQGRWGEALTFYEDALRLHGFDSSVQRKANLARLHYDVGRRYTDQSFVGSVDTMSRDDALRLYDEVLRKVQASYVDSPRWSDISREGVKQLDVALKEDVFGKKNLKDVDRNRIEQVRRMLNDNVDWQNVKTPQQAVDTANYAAELMWQNLGVKPTATILEFACGTAASLDPYTSFLTQDQLTEVYSQIEGNFVGLGVELKADSGNLLIVHAIDGSPAHQAGIRSGDRIIAVDGHLTEVVSTDKAADLLKGPIGSSVRVTVVSPNQPARDIMVRRDRVEVPSVDNIHIIDEDSKIGYLKITSFQKNTPADLSQAMWKLHRDGMRALVVDLRGNPGGLLTASVDMVDLFVEQGTIVSTRGRNAREDFDYTAHMPGTWRVPLVVLIDSNSASASEIFAGAIRDHRRGTVVGQRSYGKGSVQGIFPLATAGTGLRLTTAKFFSPNGRAISRNGVSPDVNVRIAGKPDLSDVKAAVEQATSQTDPVMDAGLVAARQLLGVPGLSTRMQDQR; from the coding sequence ATGCACACAGTAAAACAACCATATAAGTTGGCGATCGCCCTGGTAATCGCCCTGCTCTTTATCACTCCGGCGACTGTCTACGGTCAGGTCCGGATTCCCGACGAGGCTCGCATCGACGAGTCGGCCGTTCGCGAGGTGATCGCCAATGGCGAGCAACTCGAACGCCAAGGCCGTTGGGGCGAAGCACTCACTTTCTACGAAGACGCGCTGCGTTTGCACGGTTTCGATTCCAGCGTGCAGCGAAAAGCGAACCTCGCTCGACTGCACTATGACGTAGGTCGCCGCTATACCGATCAAAGCTTTGTCGGTTCGGTCGATACGATGTCGCGTGACGATGCGTTGCGTTTGTATGACGAAGTGTTGCGTAAGGTTCAGGCCAGCTACGTCGACTCGCCTCGTTGGAGCGACATCAGCCGCGAAGGCGTAAAGCAACTGGACGTCGCGCTGAAAGAAGATGTTTTCGGTAAGAAGAATCTGAAAGACGTCGATCGCAATCGCATCGAACAGGTGCGACGTATGCTGAATGACAACGTCGACTGGCAGAACGTCAAAACGCCTCAACAAGCGGTCGATACGGCCAACTACGCAGCCGAACTGATGTGGCAGAATCTGGGCGTGAAGCCGACCGCCACGATTCTCGAATTCGCCTGCGGAACAGCTGCTTCGCTCGACCCCTATACCAGCTTCCTGACCCAAGATCAGCTGACGGAAGTCTATTCGCAGATCGAAGGTAACTTCGTTGGCCTGGGCGTTGAACTGAAAGCCGACTCTGGCAACCTGTTGATCGTGCATGCGATCGACGGAAGCCCCGCTCATCAGGCCGGGATTCGCTCGGGCGATCGAATTATCGCGGTGGATGGTCACCTGACTGAAGTCGTCTCGACCGACAAGGCCGCCGACCTGTTGAAAGGCCCGATTGGTTCCAGTGTTCGCGTTACCGTGGTCAGCCCGAATCAGCCTGCCCGAGATATAATGGTGCGGCGCGATCGTGTTGAAGTGCCGAGCGTGGACAACATTCACATCATCGACGAAGACTCGAAGATCGGTTACCTGAAGATCACCAGCTTTCAGAAGAACACCCCGGCCGACCTCAGCCAGGCGATGTGGAAACTGCATCGCGATGGGATGCGAGCCTTGGTGGTTGACCTTCGCGGTAACCCTGGCGGTTTGCTGACGGCGTCGGTGGACATGGTCGACCTGTTCGTCGAGCAAGGCACTATCGTCTCGACCCGGGGGCGCAACGCTCGGGAAGACTTCGACTACACGGCACACATGCCTGGTACATGGCGAGTACCGCTGGTCGTTCTGATCGACTCGAACTCGGCCAGTGCCAGTGAAATCTTCGCCGGTGCGATTCGTGATCATCGTCGCGGTACGGTTGTCGGACAACGTAGCTACGGCAAAGGCTCGGTGCAGGGGATCTTTCCACTAGCCACCGCCGGAACGGGGCTGCGTCTGACAACGGCCAAGTTCTTCTCGCCCAACGGACGAGCGATTAGCCGCAACGGTGTTTCGCCAGACGTGAATGTTCGCATCGCTGGGAAGCCTGATCTTTCTGATGTGAAAGCAGCCGTCGAACAGGCCACCTCGCAGACCGATCCAGTTATGGATGCTGGTCTGGTTGCCGCACGTCAACTTCTGGGCGTGCCTGGCTTGTCGACCCGTATGCAAGATCAGCGATAA
- a CDS encoding GntP family permease, producing the protein MIPFDISFLAQSTITPDQYSLLCLFVGMVTVLGLIIVMRANAFLALITAAMVVSLMAGGAIQDKFARVASAFGGTAGGVGIVIALAAIIGKCMLDSGAADRVVRAFMSIFGEKRSPIALMGSGFVLAVPVFFDTVFYLLVPLGRSMFRKTQKNYLLYVMAIATGGCITHTLVPPTPGPLVVADQLNVDKGLMILIGVMIAFPAACAGLWFSSLMNRVMPLPMRPLGNEPEPEAIPDDKLPSLWISLAPVLLPVLLISTNTVLTTMADAERAAQLRPGDIADWNAFRSRIQQDQDADDETNFGKHLLATINGNDSDEERARIAELLLQDGDLNGEEQNELREGLNRFVLLDKSFPKNRDAFLGTKLSATAMSLAASNPARMAPVTAERMNREVLESAYDADVVKPYTWETAKRKASNVTSMLGDPNFALLISALIAMWTLAVQRSLSLKELASSVEVSLMSGGLIILITAAGGAFGAMLTVANVGDAIQNMFPIGSDAASAKLLVLLLGFGIASVLKIAQGSSTVAMITSSGMLVSLASPEVLGYHPVYLAASIGAGSLFGSWMNDSGFWIFAKMSGLTEVEALKTWTPLLMVLGATSFVCAVLMAIVMPLV; encoded by the coding sequence TAGTCATGCGGGCCAATGCGTTTCTGGCACTGATAACCGCAGCGATGGTCGTCAGCCTGATGGCCGGAGGGGCGATTCAGGATAAATTTGCGCGTGTCGCTTCGGCGTTCGGCGGAACCGCTGGCGGCGTCGGCATTGTGATTGCGCTGGCCGCGATCATCGGCAAATGCATGTTAGATAGTGGCGCCGCAGACCGCGTGGTTCGGGCGTTCATGTCTATCTTTGGCGAAAAACGCTCGCCGATTGCGTTGATGGGAAGTGGTTTCGTGCTGGCCGTGCCGGTGTTCTTCGATACGGTCTTTTACTTGCTCGTACCGCTGGGGCGGTCGATGTTTCGCAAGACGCAGAAGAACTATTTGCTGTACGTGATGGCCATCGCCACCGGGGGCTGTATTACGCATACGTTGGTGCCACCGACGCCGGGGCCGCTGGTTGTGGCCGATCAATTGAACGTCGATAAGGGGCTTATGATCCTGATCGGCGTGATGATCGCGTTTCCTGCCGCGTGTGCCGGGCTATGGTTTTCGTCGTTGATGAACCGTGTGATGCCGCTGCCGATGCGTCCCTTGGGCAATGAGCCAGAGCCGGAAGCTATTCCGGACGACAAGCTTCCTTCGCTGTGGATCTCGTTGGCCCCGGTTTTGTTGCCCGTGCTTTTGATCTCGACCAATACCGTGCTGACAACCATGGCCGACGCCGAACGTGCCGCGCAGCTGCGGCCCGGCGATATTGCGGATTGGAATGCGTTTCGTAGTCGCATTCAGCAGGACCAAGACGCTGACGACGAGACCAACTTCGGGAAGCACCTGTTGGCGACCATCAATGGCAACGACAGTGACGAAGAACGAGCACGGATTGCCGAGCTGCTTCTGCAAGATGGTGACTTGAACGGCGAAGAGCAAAATGAACTTCGCGAAGGATTAAACCGATTCGTGCTGCTCGACAAAAGCTTTCCCAAGAATCGGGATGCCTTTTTGGGGACGAAGCTTTCTGCCACGGCCATGTCGTTGGCAGCGTCGAACCCAGCTCGCATGGCACCGGTTACCGCCGAACGGATGAACCGCGAAGTGTTGGAATCGGCCTATGATGCCGACGTGGTGAAGCCGTACACCTGGGAAACGGCGAAGCGCAAAGCGTCCAACGTGACGTCGATGCTGGGCGATCCGAACTTTGCCCTTTTGATTTCGGCCCTGATTGCGATGTGGACGTTAGCCGTGCAGCGGTCTCTCTCGTTGAAAGAGCTGGCCTCTTCGGTCGAAGTCTCGCTGATGAGCGGCGGTTTGATCATCTTGATTACTGCGGCAGGCGGGGCGTTCGGGGCGATGCTGACGGTGGCCAATGTGGGCGACGCGATTCAGAACATGTTCCCCATTGGTTCCGATGCTGCTTCGGCCAAACTGCTGGTTCTGCTGCTGGGATTTGGGATTGCTTCGGTATTGAAGATCGCCCAGGGATCGAGCACCGTGGCCATGATCACCTCGAGCGGCATGCTGGTGAGCCTTGCCTCGCCGGAAGTTCTCGGCTACCACCCGGTGTATCTCGCGGCCAGCATCGGGGCTGGCTCTTTGTTTGGGTCGTGGATGAACGACAGCGGTTTCTGGATCTTCGCGAAGATGAGCGGTCTGACCGAAGTCGAGGCTCTCAAGACGTGGACACCGCTTTTGATGGTGCTGGGAGCCACAAGCTTCGTCTGTGCCGTTCTAATGGCAATCGTTATGCCGTTGGTATAA
- the mtnA gene encoding S-methyl-5-thioribose-1-phosphate isomerase, protein MSTSPPQTTAPDPIRFVGETDGHLVLIDQTKLPVDLVHIECHDVETVWEAIKMLRVRGAPAIGIAAGYGVVVGLQTAANQAADQFEARFHEVVEYLAGSRPTAVNLFWALDRLKATYAAEKEAGKSPAEIHQALLAEARFIHEDDRKVCRSIGRHGAELIQPGYGILTHCNAGGLATADYGTALAVMFTCHDAGKNIHVYVDETRPLLQGSRLTAWELVQRDIPATLICDNMAAQVMKEGRVNAVITGADRIAANGDSANKIGTYGVALLAKAHGIPFYIAAPISTFDLSLPTGDGIPIEQRDPVEIIHGMGKQTAPDNMQVYNPAFDVTPAELIAGIITEKGVISPVTPENIAQTIAG, encoded by the coding sequence ATGAGCACTTCGCCCCCTCAAACGACTGCCCCGGATCCGATTCGTTTTGTTGGCGAAACGGATGGCCATCTCGTTCTTATCGATCAAACCAAGCTACCAGTCGATTTGGTTCACATCGAATGCCACGATGTTGAAACGGTTTGGGAAGCCATCAAGATGCTGCGAGTCCGTGGCGCACCAGCGATTGGAATCGCGGCCGGGTACGGGGTCGTCGTCGGTCTTCAGACGGCTGCCAATCAAGCGGCCGACCAGTTCGAGGCACGGTTCCACGAAGTGGTCGAGTACCTCGCAGGCAGTCGTCCAACGGCGGTCAACTTGTTCTGGGCGCTCGATCGGCTCAAAGCTACCTATGCGGCCGAAAAGGAAGCAGGCAAATCCCCTGCCGAGATCCATCAGGCACTCCTGGCGGAAGCTCGCTTCATTCATGAAGACGACCGCAAGGTTTGCCGGTCGATTGGGCGTCATGGTGCCGAGTTGATCCAGCCCGGATACGGCATCCTCACCCACTGCAATGCTGGCGGTTTGGCCACAGCCGACTACGGCACGGCCTTGGCCGTGATGTTTACCTGTCACGATGCAGGCAAAAACATCCACGTCTACGTCGACGAGACACGACCGCTCCTGCAAGGCTCGCGGCTCACGGCCTGGGAACTGGTTCAGCGAGATATCCCGGCCACGCTTATCTGCGATAACATGGCCGCCCAGGTGATGAAAGAAGGCCGCGTGAATGCGGTCATTACTGGCGCCGACCGCATCGCCGCCAATGGTGATTCGGCCAACAAGATCGGTACCTACGGAGTGGCCCTGCTGGCCAAAGCCCACGGCATTCCGTTTTACATTGCCGCACCGATCAGCACGTTCGATCTCTCGCTACCCACCGGCGACGGCATCCCCATCGAGCAGCGTGACCCGGTCGAAATCATCCACGGCATGGGCAAGCAAACGGCCCCAGATAACATGCAGGTCTACAACCCTGCCTTCGACGTGACCCCAGCCGAATTGATCGCCGGGATCATCACCGAGAAAGGTGTCATCTCGCCAGTCACGCCTGAGAACATCGCCCAAACTATCGCCGGTTAA
- a CDS encoding MMPL family transporter, whose amino-acid sequence MFFQKLGKFVVRYPIAILCFWTVFTLAAAVLPPHWDDVTLDGDLAFLPAGLPSVEAERLFREAFPQRQAKSQLVFAISRSDEPLTEDDLKFADNMASPLQNTQGVILFRAATDDAIVQPKQPEEELPTPVQYAIDAWQESALLDANNWQPLWNMAYASQQYGDAEAGQTFRQQAIAIRGELENEALGLVPVDPLDWNQFDVLTRHTLVRGDMLASKNGHAVLIVVESRNEFMATDNIRVLQEASQYVDVWRERAQAAGLTHLQIGVTGNAAIGGEMLMAAKESIANTELYTIVLVVVILLLIYRTPMLLTVPLLSIAVSFIISSWLVALLTQVHLLPGMDWFDFKVFKTSRIFIVVILFGAGTDFCLFLIGRYREELVRCRDHDWAIAQALAGVGEALTASAMTTVVGLGMMFFADFEKYRNSGPAIGLCLLITLLTCLTLAPAIMRFMGAILFWPWGDTRQFVERSRPVSAGWWERIALLVCNRPGLTLTVVVLLLGIVGFPSLYKRITTGRAVEVSYDLFGDLDSDRMAKQTALRIRNYFPLGESGPLTILAVNPSGQFMETEGQAITNQLAETIFDTDTEVERVFTSEQPLGDRPAGFSISSRGRHIWMLKNHRRTKEFFLAQEPKWSGQIAMFRVLTDRNPFSNEAITLMENIELHLRDKIATLPPPWNKTKIYIQGTTPSIRDLMQVTTQDQKRIELGVIVAVFFVLLVILRRPMVCAYMILSVLFSYYVTLGITEIFFRTVYADSYQALDWKVPLFLFVILAAIGQDYNVYLATRVFEEQKRLGLREGLLRGMTTTGGIITSCGLVMAGTFASMCMGTLLGVIEIGFALTVGVLLDTFIVRTIMLPCFLALMNRFSSETNHSQAGDPPQENLSV is encoded by the coding sequence TTGTTTTTCCAAAAGCTTGGGAAGTTCGTTGTTCGCTATCCCATTGCCATCCTTTGCTTTTGGACGGTGTTTACGCTCGCCGCGGCTGTCTTGCCGCCGCATTGGGATGACGTGACGCTGGACGGCGACTTGGCATTTTTGCCTGCCGGACTGCCCAGCGTCGAAGCCGAGCGGCTCTTTCGAGAAGCGTTTCCGCAGCGTCAGGCAAAAAGCCAGTTGGTCTTCGCCATCAGCCGCTCGGACGAGCCCCTGACCGAGGATGACCTGAAGTTTGCGGACAACATGGCCTCGCCTCTGCAAAATACGCAAGGGGTGATCCTGTTTCGCGCGGCGACCGACGACGCGATTGTGCAGCCAAAGCAGCCAGAGGAAGAGTTGCCGACGCCGGTTCAGTACGCCATCGATGCGTGGCAAGAGTCGGCACTTCTCGACGCGAACAATTGGCAACCGTTGTGGAATATGGCCTATGCGAGTCAGCAGTATGGGGACGCAGAAGCTGGGCAAACGTTTCGGCAACAGGCCATTGCAATACGCGGGGAACTTGAAAATGAAGCGTTAGGACTGGTCCCGGTCGATCCGCTGGACTGGAATCAATTCGACGTTCTCACACGGCATACGCTCGTTCGCGGTGATATGCTGGCCAGCAAGAATGGTCATGCCGTGTTGATCGTGGTCGAGTCTCGCAACGAATTCATGGCCACCGACAATATCCGGGTGCTGCAAGAGGCCAGCCAGTACGTCGATGTTTGGCGCGAGCGCGCCCAGGCCGCCGGGTTAACCCACTTACAGATCGGCGTGACCGGCAACGCGGCGATCGGTGGCGAAATGCTAATGGCGGCCAAAGAGAGCATCGCCAATACCGAGCTTTATACCATTGTGTTGGTGGTAGTGATCTTGCTGCTGATTTATCGCACGCCCATGCTGTTGACGGTGCCACTGCTTTCGATTGCCGTCTCGTTCATTATTTCGTCGTGGCTAGTCGCGCTGCTGACGCAGGTGCATCTGCTGCCGGGGATGGACTGGTTCGATTTCAAAGTCTTTAAGACGTCGCGTATATTTATCGTCGTGATCTTGTTCGGGGCAGGGACCGACTTCTGTCTCTTTTTGATCGGACGCTACCGAGAGGAACTTGTGCGTTGTCGCGATCACGACTGGGCGATCGCCCAGGCATTGGCCGGGGTAGGGGAGGCGCTGACGGCCAGCGCCATGACGACGGTCGTGGGACTGGGAATGATGTTCTTCGCCGATTTCGAGAAGTATCGCAACAGTGGCCCGGCCATCGGGCTGTGCTTGCTGATCACGCTGCTGACCTGCCTGACGCTGGCCCCGGCTATCATGCGTTTTATGGGGGCGATCTTGTTTTGGCCGTGGGGAGATACGCGGCAGTTCGTCGAGAGAAGCCGTCCTGTTTCGGCCGGATGGTGGGAGCGAATTGCCCTGTTGGTTTGCAACCGGCCTGGTCTCACGTTGACGGTTGTGGTGCTGCTGTTGGGGATTGTCGGTTTTCCGAGTCTCTATAAGCGAATCACTACCGGCCGGGCCGTTGAGGTTTCCTACGACTTGTTTGGCGATCTGGACAGCGACCGGATGGCAAAGCAAACGGCACTGCGCATTCGCAATTACTTTCCCTTAGGGGAAAGTGGTCCGTTGACGATCTTGGCAGTGAATCCCTCAGGGCAGTTCATGGAAACTGAGGGCCAGGCCATTACGAACCAGCTGGCCGAGACCATTTTCGATACCGACACCGAAGTCGAACGCGTGTTTACCAGCGAGCAGCCGCTCGGAGATCGTCCGGCGGGATTCTCGATTTCCTCGCGTGGACGACATATCTGGATGCTGAAGAATCATCGACGAACGAAGGAGTTCTTTCTGGCTCAAGAGCCCAAATGGAGTGGGCAGATAGCCATGTTTCGCGTGTTGACCGATCGCAATCCGTTCTCGAACGAAGCCATCACGCTGATGGAGAACATCGAACTCCACTTGCGGGACAAGATTGCCACGCTTCCGCCACCTTGGAACAAAACAAAGATTTACATCCAAGGGACAACGCCATCGATTCGGGATCTTATGCAGGTTACGACCCAAGATCAAAAACGCATTGAGCTGGGGGTAATCGTGGCGGTGTTTTTTGTGCTGCTGGTTATCCTGCGCAGACCGATGGTGTGTGCCTACATGATCCTCTCAGTGCTGTTCAGCTACTATGTGACCCTGGGAATAACCGAGATCTTTTTCCGGACAGTCTATGCCGATTCGTATCAAGCGCTCGACTGGAAAGTGCCGTTGTTTCTGTTCGTCATCCTGGCGGCGATAGGCCAGGACTATAACGTCTACCTGGCAACGCGGGTCTTTGAAGAGCAGAAAAGACTCGGACTGCGCGAAGGTCTACTACGAGGAATGACGACAACCGGAGGAATCATTACCAGCTGCGGCCTGGTTATGGCCGGTACGTTCGCTTCGATGTGTATGGGGACGCTGCTGGGGGTGATCGAAATTGGTTTTGCCCTGACGGTGGGCGTTTTGCTTGATACGTTTATTGTCCGTACGATTATGCTTCCTTGCTTTTTGGCATTGATGAATCGATTTTCCAGCGAGACAAACCACTCGCAGGCTGGGGATCCGCCCCAAGAAAATCTTTCCGTCTGA
- the ald gene encoding alanine dehydrogenase: MIVGIPKEVKRDEYRIAILPVGAEELVRAGHTVLIEKDAGIGSGLTNEQYEEAGATLVESAEEVFAQAEMIIKVKEPQPEEFPLIRKGQVVFTYFHFAASRELTQGMIDSGSICLAYETLRDRRGTLPLLTPMSEVAGRMSIQEGAKYLEKPQMGQGILLGGVPGVAPAHITILGGGIVGANAAKIAAGFNADVNILDVNMDRLRYLDDVMPPNVNVLFSDRHVIRHQLQLADLVIGAVLIPGAKAPMLVSREDLKLMKPGSVIIDVAVDQGGCIETSKPTSHSDPTYLIDDVLHYCVANMPGAVGRTSTFALCNVTLPWALRIANEGIDKSLANSAELLTALNIHTGKVTNEPVAGTFDLPYQPLTT; encoded by the coding sequence ATGATCGTAGGCATTCCTAAAGAAGTCAAAAGAGACGAGTACCGTATCGCTATCTTGCCGGTAGGTGCCGAGGAATTAGTTCGCGCGGGGCATACCGTTCTCATCGAGAAGGACGCCGGAATCGGCTCTGGCTTGACGAACGAACAGTACGAGGAAGCAGGCGCCACACTCGTTGAATCGGCAGAAGAAGTCTTTGCCCAGGCCGAGATGATCATCAAGGTCAAAGAACCCCAGCCTGAGGAATTCCCCCTGATCCGCAAGGGGCAAGTTGTCTTCACCTACTTCCACTTCGCGGCCAGCCGTGAACTCACGCAAGGCATGATCGATTCCGGTTCCATCTGCCTGGCCTACGAAACGCTCCGCGATCGCCGCGGCACGCTTCCACTCTTAACTCCGATGAGCGAAGTAGCCGGTCGCATGAGTATTCAGGAAGGGGCCAAGTACCTGGAAAAACCGCAGATGGGGCAAGGCATTCTCCTGGGCGGCGTGCCTGGCGTGGCACCGGCTCATATCACGATTCTCGGCGGAGGCATCGTCGGAGCGAACGCCGCGAAAATTGCCGCTGGCTTCAATGCCGACGTCAATATCCTCGATGTCAACATGGACCGCTTGCGTTACCTCGACGACGTGATGCCACCCAACGTCAACGTGCTCTTCAGCGATCGTCACGTGATCCGGCATCAGTTGCAGCTCGCCGACCTGGTGATCGGTGCGGTGTTGATTCCCGGGGCCAAAGCCCCCATGCTGGTATCTCGAGAAGACCTCAAGCTTATGAAGCCGGGAAGCGTCATCATTGATGTCGCCGTCGACCAAGGAGGCTGCATCGAAACCTCGAAACCGACTTCGCACAGCGACCCGACTTACCTGATCGACGACGTCCTGCACTACTGCGTTGCCAACATGCCAGGTGCGGTGGGTCGTACCAGTACCTTTGCCCTTTGCAACGTCACCCTGCCCTGGGCACTGCGTATTGCCAACGAGGGCATCGACAAGTCGCTGGCCAATTCGGCAGAGCTTCTCACGGCCTTAAATATTCACACTGGCAAAGTCACCAACGAGCCCGTTGCCGGTACTTTCGATCTTCCCTACCAACCCCTGACCACTTAG
- the glnA gene encoding type I glutamate--ammonia ligase, protein MTPKEVLALCRENDVKAVDFRFMDFPGIWQHFTIPVSHLSEDTFEDGLGFDGSSIRGWQAINESDMLVVPQPDTAFVDPFTQLPTLVLICNIQDPITREDYSRDPRNVCRKAANYLKSTGIADTCFIGPEAEFFVFDDVRFDQRPQHGFYYIDSVEGEWNRGRDEGPNLGYKLRHKEGYFPVPPADSLMDLRNEMMQTMIECGLNVEAQHHEVSTAGQCEIDMRFNEMVKMADDLLIYKYVIKNVAKRNNRTATFMPKPVFSDNGSGMHTHFSFWKDNEPLFAGSGYAGLSETALYAIGGLLKHASAVLAFTNPTTNSYKRLVPGYEAPVNLAYSQRNRSASCRIPMYSPSPKAKRVEFRCPDPTCNPYLAFAAITMAAIDGIQNKIDPGQPLDKDIYDLPPEEAAAVPKTPDSLDAALDALADDHEFLLRGDVFTKDVIETWIDYKRKNEADAIRLRPHPYEFCLYYDI, encoded by the coding sequence ATGACGCCGAAAGAAGTCTTAGCCCTGTGCCGTGAAAACGACGTGAAAGCGGTCGATTTCCGTTTCATGGATTTCCCCGGAATCTGGCAGCATTTCACCATTCCGGTCAGCCACTTAAGTGAAGACACCTTCGAGGACGGCCTAGGGTTCGACGGTTCCAGCATCCGTGGCTGGCAGGCCATTAACGAGAGCGACATGCTGGTCGTGCCACAGCCGGATACGGCCTTCGTCGATCCGTTCACGCAGTTGCCGACGTTGGTCTTGATTTGCAATATTCAAGATCCCATCACGCGTGAAGACTATTCTCGCGACCCACGCAATGTTTGTCGCAAAGCGGCCAACTACTTGAAGAGCACTGGCATTGCCGACACGTGCTTTATTGGCCCGGAAGCGGAATTCTTTGTGTTCGATGATGTCCGCTTCGACCAACGCCCGCAGCATGGTTTCTATTACATCGATAGCGTAGAAGGAGAGTGGAACCGAGGTCGGGACGAGGGACCGAACTTGGGTTACAAGCTGCGTCACAAGGAAGGCTACTTCCCCGTGCCGCCTGCCGATTCGTTAATGGATCTGCGGAACGAGATGATGCAGACGATGATCGAGTGCGGGCTGAACGTGGAAGCCCAGCACCATGAAGTTTCGACCGCCGGTCAGTGCGAAATTGACATGCGGTTCAACGAAATGGTGAAGATGGCAGACGATCTCTTGATCTACAAGTATGTGATCAAGAATGTCGCCAAACGGAACAACCGTACGGCAACGTTTATGCCTAAGCCTGTCTTTAGCGACAATGGCTCAGGCATGCACACGCATTTCTCGTTCTGGAAAGACAACGAACCGTTGTTCGCAGGCAGCGGCTACGCAGGCCTTAGCGAAACGGCCTTGTATGCGATCGGCGGTCTGCTGAAGCATGCTTCGGCGGTGTTGGCGTTTACCAACCCAACGACCAATAGCTACAAGCGTTTGGTTCCGGGTTACGAAGCCCCGGTGAACCTGGCGTACTCGCAGCGGAATCGCTCGGCATCGTGCCGCATTCCGATGTACAGCCCTAGCCCGAAGGCGAAGCGGGTTGAATTCCGCTGCCCCGATCCGACCTGTAATCCGTACCTGGCGTTCGCCGCGATCACCATGGCCGCGATCGATGGGATTCAAAACAAGATCGATCCTGGCCAGCCGTTGGACAAGGATATCTACGACTTGCCGCCAGAAGAAGCGGCCGCTGTGCCCAAGACGCCAGACTCGCTCGACGCGGCTTTGGACGCACTGGCAGACGATCACGAATTTCTGCTTCGCGGTGATGTCTTCACCAAAGACGTGATCGAAACGTGGATCGATTACAAACGAAAGAACGAAGCCGATGCGATTCGTTTGCGTCCGCATCCGTATGAGTTTTGTTTGTACTACGATATCTAA